A single genomic interval of Halalkalibaculum roseum harbors:
- a CDS encoding OmpP1/FadL family transporter, with amino-acid sequence MSKKLVIIPALLMFMAIGWQAKGQGATDVLRYSVQYPSYDPVSIVMPGVSSATGFGAYQENPATMALFEEGFFSFGLSNRYVNEESSYLGTGSEFDDNQTNIGDIGLVYKVPTQRGRLVVGGGYSQTSDFNRALSVNARNNQSTITDFYNITADDSLFFAAFDAYAIDFFTTDSTFSETASIFRIGFNEFGQYPGINQSMELTERGVMGEYSAFVATEFQQNVMVGVSLGLISGGYDYEREFLESDDQNNYNFQFIDTDGDGVGETDIDNILSYDTISADFTAFTARLGLLYEINPNINIGASYQFNGKLSIDEDYNTLITSTFDNGVVFEDDAPGRFSYKIKRPDRFNLGITFKELNGINISLSAENVRYSQARIEFEDIRLGGDEDAINDTIESNFQDVFNIRGGLEFVMSPYFTPRVGYAYFPSPQEDVGSERQFFSGGFSASLFDKVTLDVGAQYSFWEDQNQLYSYFDGNSVVGETTGEDVTRWNIMAGVKIAL; translated from the coding sequence ATGTCTAAGAAATTGGTGATAATACCGGCATTGTTGATGTTCATGGCAATCGGATGGCAGGCAAAAGGACAGGGCGCCACCGATGTGCTGCGCTATAGCGTACAATACCCCAGCTACGATCCGGTGAGTATTGTTATGCCCGGCGTTAGTTCTGCTACCGGTTTTGGTGCTTACCAGGAAAATCCGGCCACCATGGCTCTGTTTGAAGAGGGATTTTTCTCCTTCGGCCTCAGTAACCGGTATGTAAATGAAGAGAGTTCTTATCTGGGAACCGGTTCTGAATTCGATGATAACCAGACCAACATCGGGGATATCGGATTGGTATATAAAGTGCCGACCCAAAGGGGCAGACTGGTGGTTGGTGGCGGCTACAGCCAGACTTCAGATTTTAACCGTGCCCTTTCCGTAAATGCAAGGAACAATCAATCAACGATCACCGATTTTTATAACATCACTGCTGACGACAGTCTGTTCTTTGCCGCTTTTGATGCCTATGCCATTGATTTTTTCACTACCGACAGTACTTTCAGTGAAACGGCTTCTATTTTCAGAATAGGCTTTAATGAATTTGGACAGTACCCGGGTATAAACCAGAGTATGGAACTTACTGAAAGGGGAGTGATGGGCGAGTATTCAGCATTTGTTGCTACAGAATTCCAGCAGAACGTTATGGTCGGCGTATCCCTTGGATTGATTAGTGGGGGCTATGACTATGAACGCGAATTCTTAGAGTCGGATGATCAAAACAATTATAATTTTCAGTTTATCGATACCGACGGGGACGGGGTAGGCGAAACTGACATCGACAATATACTAAGCTACGATACCATCAGTGCTGATTTCACGGCATTTACAGCGCGACTGGGACTTCTTTATGAAATAAATCCCAATATCAACATAGGTGCAAGCTATCAGTTCAACGGCAAACTGAGCATTGATGAGGATTACAATACCCTGATAACCTCAACCTTCGATAATGGGGTGGTATTTGAAGATGATGCCCCCGGTCGCTTTTCCTATAAAATCAAACGACCCGATCGCTTCAATCTGGGTATCACCTTTAAAGAGCTCAATGGGATAAATATATCGCTGTCTGCAGAGAATGTACGCTATTCCCAGGCCCGCATTGAATTTGAAGATATCAGGCTGGGCGGAGATGAAGATGCCATCAATGACACCATCGAGTCGAATTTTCAGGATGTATTTAATATAAGGGGCGGGCTTGAGTTTGTTATGAGTCCCTATTTCACACCAAGGGTTGGTTACGCTTATTTCCCCAGTCCACAGGAGGATGTCGGCAGCGAGCGACAATTTTTTAGCGGTGGTTTTTCAGCTTCCCTGTTCGATAAAGTTACACTGGATGTTGGAGCACAATATTCGTTCTGGGAAGATCAGAATCAACTCTACAGCTATTTCGATGGTAACAGTGTGGTAGGGGAAACAACCGGTGAAGATGTAACCCGCTGGAATATCATGGCCGGAGTCAAGATCGCTTTGTAG